GACTAACTAATAGAGATATTGGTGGTGCTTCAGAATTTACTAATAATGCACCTAGATATATTTTAGATGCCGTTTTAAAATGGAATTTTCATAAAAACTTCGAATTATGGATGGGACAAACAAAATTACCAGGAAATAGAGAACGTGTAGTTTCTTCTGCTAATCTTCAAATGGTAGATCGTTCTTTATTAAACAAAAGGTTTAATATTGATAGAGATATGGGAATTCAATTAAGACATCATTTTAATATATCTGATAATTTTATTGTGCGTGAAGCTTTATCAATTGCGCAAGGAGAAGGGCGAAATGTTACTACAGGAAACCTTGGAGGACACCAATACACAGCTCGTTTAGATTTTTTACCTTTTGGTAACTTTAAAAGTAAAGGAGATTATAAAGGGAGTGATTTAAAAAGAGAAGCATCTCCAAAATTAGCTATTGGTACTAGTTATGATTTTAATAACAACGCTGTTAAAAACAGAAGTAACCAAGGTTCTTACATGAAAAATGATGTTGGTTTCTATCGAACAAATATTTCTACGCTTTTTATTGATGCAATGTTTAAATATAAAGGGTTCTCTTTTATGGGAGAATATGCATACAGAGATGCTAAAGACCCTATTGCAAAAAATTCAGATGGTACTGTTACTGGAGACATCGTACAAGTAGGTAGCGGATTAAACCTACAAACTGGCTACTTGTTTTCAAAAAACTGGGAACTTTCTGGTCGTTATACTAATATTAACTTAGATAAAATTATAACAGGAAAAGGAGCAGAAAACCAATATACATTAGGGGTATCAAAATACATTGCAGGACACAAATTAAAAGTACAAACCGATGTGAGTTATTTAGATTTAGCTGATAAAACAAACCAGTTAATGTGCCGCTTACAGGTAGATATTCATTTTTAAGAAACAATAACATAACATAAACCTAACATACACACAATGGTAGTGTTTGTAGATTTGTAAAAAAACAAAAAAAGTAAAAATGGGAGATCCATATATTTTAATGCTTGTCGCTTTAGCTATTTTAGCTGTTGTTGACTTAGTTGTAGGTGTTAGTAACGATGCTGTTAATTTCTTAAATTCAGCAATTGGTTCTAAAGCTATTAAGGTTAGAAACATTATGATAATTGCTAGTGTAGGTGTGTTCTTCGGTGCCATTACATCTAGTGGTATGATGGAAGTAGCTCGAAAAGGTATTTTCAACCCGAATATGTTTATGTTTCAAGACATTATGTTCATATTTATGGCGGTGATGATTACTGATATTTTATTATTAGATATCTTTAATTCATTAGGTATGCCTACTTCAACTACGGTATCTATTGTATTCGAATTATTAGGAGCTGCAGTATGTATTTCTTTAATTAAAATTTCTTCTAGTGATACGCAATCAATTTCAGATATTTGGAATTATATCAATCATAAAAAAGCAATTGAAATTATAAACGGAATACTACTCTCTGTTGTAGTTGCCTTTTCTGTAGGTGCTATTGTTCAGTTTATATCTAGATTAATATACTCTTTCAATTTCGAAAAAAGAGCCACATATATCAATGCTTTATTTGGTGGTTTTGCAATTACTGCAATTACTTATTTTATTATTATAAAAGGAATGAAAGGAACTCCTTTTTATAAAGATATTAAGCACTTAATTGAAGGGAATACATTATTAATTATTGCTGGAAGTTTTGTTGTTTGGAGTTTAATTTCTCAAGCATTAATTAGCTTCTTTAAAGTAAATGTTTTAAAATTAATTATTGGAGTAGGAACATTCTCTTTAGCAATGGCATTTTCGGGTAACGATTTGGTAAACTTTGTTGGTGTACCAATTGCAGCGTGGAATTCGTATGAAGCTTGGAGTGTTTCTGGTGTTTCAGCTGATGCTTTTTCTATGGGAATCTTAGCTAAGAAAGTACCTTCTAATGTTTATTTACTTTTATTAGCAGGTGCTATTATGGTTATTACATTATGGACTTCTAGTAAAGCTCAAAACGTAATTAAAACTGGTATTGATTTATCTAGACAAGGTGAAGGGCATGAAAAATTTCAACCAAATCCGTTATCTAGAATTGTTGTAAGAGCAGCAATGGCAGTTAATATTGGTATTCGTAAAGTTTTCCCTGCAAAAACATTAGCTTTTG
This genomic stretch from Tenacibaculum sp. Bg11-29 harbors:
- a CDS encoding porin; this encodes MNFKTALTCVSMFVLSYAHAQQTNAPKFGKGLFNLIGKDSTWSMKIGARMQFLTIAQWDSNADGLSNPSSSFLVRRARLKFNGFAFSPKLKYKMELGLTNRDIGGASEFTNNAPRYILDAVLKWNFHKNFELWMGQTKLPGNRERVVSSANLQMVDRSLLNKRFNIDRDMGIQLRHHFNISDNFIVREALSIAQGEGRNVTTGNLGGHQYTARLDFLPFGNFKSKGDYKGSDLKREASPKLAIGTSYDFNNNAVKNRSNQGSYMKNDVGFYRTNISTLFIDAMFKYKGFSFMGEYAYRDAKDPIAKNSDGTVTGDIVQVGSGLNLQTGYLFSKNWELSGRYTNINLDKIITGKGAENQYTLGVSKYIAGHKLKVQTDVSYLDLADKTNQLMCRLQVDIHF
- a CDS encoding inorganic phosphate transporter, which produces MGDPYILMLVALAILAVVDLVVGVSNDAVNFLNSAIGSKAIKVRNIMIIASVGVFFGAITSSGMMEVARKGIFNPNMFMFQDIMFIFMAVMITDILLLDIFNSLGMPTSTTVSIVFELLGAAVCISLIKISSSDTQSISDIWNYINHKKAIEIINGILLSVVVAFSVGAIVQFISRLIYSFNFEKRATYINALFGGFAITAITYFIIIKGMKGTPFYKDIKHLIEGNTLLIIAGSFVVWSLISQALISFFKVNVLKLIIGVGTFSLAMAFSGNDLVNFVGVPIAAWNSYEAWSVSGVSADAFSMGILAKKVPSNVYLLLLAGAIMVITLWTSSKAQNVIKTGIDLSRQGEGHEKFQPNPLSRIVVRAAMAVNIGIRKVFPAKTLAFVDSKFQKPVIELPKDKTYEMPAFDLVRAAVNLIVAGILISIATSMKLPLSTTYVTFMVAMGTSLADRAWGRESAVYRVAGVINVIGGWFLTALTAFLAAAIVAYLISFSTVMIPVLLLVVALLIGRNTLIHRKKSKEVKKQMHFERAELITINGVIEESADHIAEVATRVNKLYTSVVNDLANHDLNKLRKTDKHVGKLNDEIDGLKDGVFYFIKSLDDTSVQASRFYILVLGYLQDVAQSISYISRASFKHVNNNHKNLKKGQLKDLKHIDNTLSKLLDDISVTFENRSFNNLTHIINEKKELLKDVSDSIEKQVARIRTDETSPKNTTLYFSVLLETQDLVSALMSLLETYEEFHISSKNV